A single genomic interval of Microbulbifer variabilis harbors:
- a CDS encoding ABC transporter permease: MTLGWKVALLNILRNGRRSIITLAAVIFGCTSLIVFGGFVQSMYDGMRESMIRSQLGHIQIYADGYNQYGKAEPEKYLIPSASLEQITQLIEEKSQALVVAPRLNFNGLLSDGKQSIAISGIGIDAEKEVLLSSAIHIVEGEDLFPEDVAAAHLGEGLFNSLDAQVGDYLTLLASTQDGAINAVDIQIAGVVTTGVKELDDRLLRVNLPLAQELLYTSDLTRLVVLLEETEQTDLAVDALRKAFKQQNLGLELRSWWDLAAYYHQVVGLFNGVFGFITVIVLVIVALSISNTMLMAVMERTREIGTIRAMGGTPTQVVGLILLESVFLGIIGSIVGLLIGILAAKGITYAEWMMPRPPGSTQDYPIRVFVVNEILIKTFALGFLVSLISSVYPAVKASRIPVVNALRFT, from the coding sequence ATGACTCTGGGTTGGAAGGTAGCGCTGTTAAATATCCTTAGAAACGGTCGACGCAGTATAATCACCCTTGCGGCGGTTATTTTTGGCTGTACCAGCTTGATTGTGTTCGGTGGTTTTGTTCAGTCCATGTACGATGGCATGCGTGAAAGCATGATTCGCTCGCAGCTAGGGCATATCCAGATTTATGCCGATGGCTACAACCAATATGGTAAAGCCGAGCCAGAAAAGTACCTGATTCCCTCTGCCAGCTTAGAGCAGATTACCCAGCTAATTGAAGAGAAGAGCCAGGCTTTGGTTGTTGCACCGCGACTGAATTTTAATGGTCTTCTGAGTGATGGGAAGCAGTCAATTGCAATATCGGGTATTGGTATCGATGCTGAAAAAGAGGTACTACTTTCCTCTGCAATCCATATTGTAGAAGGTGAAGATCTATTTCCTGAGGATGTTGCTGCTGCGCATTTGGGAGAGGGGTTGTTCAACTCCCTGGACGCTCAGGTAGGGGACTACCTAACATTGCTTGCAAGCACCCAGGATGGAGCAATAAATGCGGTAGACATTCAGATAGCCGGTGTGGTGACCACTGGCGTGAAGGAATTGGATGATCGCTTACTCAGAGTCAATTTGCCACTTGCGCAGGAATTACTTTATACCTCGGATCTAACCCGGCTGGTTGTATTGCTTGAAGAAACTGAACAAACCGATCTGGCTGTAGACGCCTTGCGTAAGGCATTTAAGCAACAGAATCTAGGGCTGGAATTAAGAAGCTGGTGGGACTTGGCGGCTTATTATCATCAGGTTGTTGGCCTATTTAATGGAGTGTTTGGTTTTATCACCGTAATTGTCCTGGTGATTGTAGCTCTAAGCATATCCAATACCATGTTGATGGCTGTGATGGAGCGCACCCGAGAGATCGGGACTATTCGAGCCATGGGCGGGACACCTACGCAGGTAGTTGGCTTAATTCTTTTAGAGTCTGTGTTTTTAGGTATTATCGGTAGCATCGTAGGATTGCTTATCGGAATTCTTGCGGCAAAGGGCATTACTTATGCCGAATGGATGATGCCGCGGCCGCCGGGTAGTACTCAGGATTACCCGATAAGGGTATTTGTGGTTAATGAAATTCTTATCAAAACCTTTGCCTTGGGTTTTTTGGTCTCCTTAATTTCTAGTGTTTATCCAGCAGTAAAGGCTTCCAGAATACCGGTAGTGAATGCGTTGAGATTCACTTGA
- a CDS encoding outer membrane lipoprotein-sorting protein, with amino-acid sequence MKRSRFIFFVGFLFSLVVPAVAEVTAESLVNRLDEVRGYKDQGFVFNITNISYKKDKEPRTNTLSVKVFNDKSLIHFESPAREKGRAMLKEGNNMWLYIPGTRRVIRIAPSQRLIGETSNGDVVGTNFSRDYRAEIIGEETLEGQDYWLLELTSTASGVAYAKVKVWMEKTEGNPPFKSEFYSRSDRLLKTAFYKEYKTFGDELKLHKLLLVDALLQENYTWMKFDDYHLKELDQAIFQKASLGKLN; translated from the coding sequence ATGAAAAGAAGCCGTTTTATTTTTTTTGTTGGGTTTTTATTCTCCCTAGTCGTGCCAGCAGTGGCTGAGGTAACGGCTGAATCCCTGGTGAATCGATTAGATGAAGTTAGGGGGTATAAGGATCAAGGATTTGTTTTTAATATTACTAATATCAGCTATAAGAAAGATAAAGAACCTCGAACTAATACGCTCAGTGTTAAAGTGTTTAACGATAAGTCTTTGATTCACTTTGAATCTCCCGCTCGTGAAAAGGGGAGGGCCATGTTAAAGGAAGGTAACAATATGTGGCTCTATATTCCCGGAACTCGCCGAGTTATTCGTATTGCACCGTCTCAGCGGCTGATCGGGGAAACCAGTAATGGAGATGTTGTTGGGACTAATTTCTCCAGAGACTATCGTGCAGAAATTATTGGAGAAGAAACCCTCGAAGGGCAGGATTACTGGTTGTTGGAGTTAACTTCAACGGCTTCTGGTGTGGCTTATGCAAAAGTGAAAGTGTGGATGGAAAAGACAGAAGGAAACCCACCCTTTAAGAGTGAATTCTATTCCCGGTCAGATCGCCTACTGAAAACAGCTTTTTACAAAGAATATAAAACCTTTGGCGATGAATTGAAATTACATAAGCTCCTTCTCGTGGATGCCTTGTTGCAGGAAAACTACACCTGGATGAAATTCGATGATTACCATCTCAAGGAATTGGATCAGGCTATTTTCCAGAAGGCTTCATTGGGTAAGCTGAATTAA